The following are encoded in a window of Streptomyces griseiscabiei genomic DNA:
- a CDS encoding aldo/keto reductase has protein sequence MERRTIGAATLEVGAVGLGCMPMSWAYTGSRQRGDESMRTVHRALDLGTTLLDTADMYGPFTNELLVGRVLKERRAEAFVSTKVGLLVGEQHIVANGRPGYVRRACDASLRRLQTDVIDLYQLHRADPEVPVEETWGAMAELVQAGKVRALGLCAVGARAGRRPGAGMYDTTLRQLQRVQQVFPVSAVQAELSVWSREALGSLLPWCVARGIGFLAAMPLGNGFLTGTLTPGGGFEPDDLRARHPRFTSEMMAANQPLVVGLRRIAARHGAAVTPAQVALAWILSLGPQVVPVPGAKQARWVTENAAAHALRLTAGDLAEVAGLPPARGSWD, from the coding sequence GTGGAGCGCAGGACGATCGGCGCGGCGACGCTCGAGGTGGGGGCCGTAGGACTCGGGTGCATGCCGATGAGCTGGGCGTACACCGGGTCGCGGCAACGGGGCGACGAGTCGATGCGGACCGTGCACCGGGCGCTCGATCTCGGCACCACGCTGCTGGACACGGCCGACATGTACGGCCCCTTCACCAACGAGCTGCTGGTGGGCCGGGTGCTGAAGGAGCGGCGCGCGGAGGCCTTCGTCTCCACCAAGGTGGGGCTGCTGGTGGGCGAGCAGCACATCGTGGCCAACGGCCGCCCCGGCTATGTACGGCGGGCCTGTGACGCCTCGCTGCGCCGGCTCCAGACCGATGTCATCGACCTCTACCAGCTGCACCGGGCGGATCCCGAGGTCCCCGTCGAGGAGACGTGGGGCGCGATGGCGGAGCTGGTGCAGGCCGGGAAGGTACGGGCGTTGGGCCTCTGCGCGGTGGGCGCGCGGGCCGGGCGACGGCCGGGCGCGGGCATGTACGACACCACGCTCCGCCAGCTCCAGCGGGTCCAGCAGGTCTTCCCGGTGAGCGCCGTGCAGGCCGAGCTGTCGGTCTGGTCGCGGGAGGCGCTGGGCTCCCTCCTCCCCTGGTGTGTGGCCCGCGGAATCGGTTTTCTCGCCGCCATGCCCCTGGGGAACGGTTTCCTCACCGGGACCCTGACTCCGGGCGGGGGCTTCGAGCCCGACGACCTCCGCGCCCGTCATCCCCGTTTCACCTCCGAGATGATGGCCGCCAACCAGCCCCTCGTCGTCGGGCTGCGCCGGATCGCCGCCCGGCACGGGGCTGCGGTGACCCCGGCCCAGGTCGCCCTGGCCTGGATCCTGTCCCTCGGCCCGCAGGTGGTCCCGGTGCCGGGCGCCAAGCAGGCGCGGTGGGTGACGGAGAACGCGGCGGCCCACGCGCTACGGCTCACGGCCGGGGATCTGGCGGAGGTGGCGGGGCTGCCGCCGGCGCGGGGATCCTGGGACTGA
- a CDS encoding 2-hydroxyacid dehydrogenase codes for MTADATGDPTADVTGEVWLSIPPDEIEGLPQGPTYLFWDGGEDGTQPYPGDPADCVLYVVPYMKSRSMTVAPLESMRSLQVVQTLTAGVDDVLGRLSALAPGVRLCNARGVHEASTAELALTLTLASLRGVPDFVRAQQQEHWQGDFRPALADRSVLIVGYGAIGAAIEDRLVPFEVARVARVARSERTTARGPVHSFTELPSLLPQADVVILSTPLTEQTKGLVGADFLAHMKDGALLVNVARGGVVDTKALLAELDAGRITAALDVTDPEPLPPGHPLWRAPGVLISPHVGGPTSAFLPRAKRLLVDQLGRFVNREPLRNVVLTTGETDDA; via the coding sequence ATGACTGCTGACGCGACTGGCGACCCGACCGCGGACGTGACCGGTGAGGTGTGGCTCTCCATCCCGCCGGACGAGATCGAGGGGCTCCCGCAGGGCCCCACCTACCTCTTCTGGGACGGGGGCGAGGACGGCACCCAGCCCTATCCCGGTGATCCCGCGGACTGTGTCCTGTACGTGGTCCCCTACATGAAGAGCCGGTCGATGACCGTGGCCCCGCTGGAGTCCATGCGCAGCCTGCAAGTCGTCCAGACCCTCACGGCGGGCGTCGACGACGTCCTGGGCCGGCTGTCCGCACTCGCCCCCGGGGTGCGGCTGTGCAACGCGCGCGGAGTGCACGAGGCCAGCACCGCCGAACTCGCGCTCACCCTGACCCTCGCCTCGCTGCGCGGCGTCCCCGACTTCGTACGGGCCCAGCAACAGGAGCACTGGCAGGGCGACTTCCGGCCCGCGCTCGCCGACAGGTCCGTCCTGATCGTCGGCTACGGCGCGATCGGCGCCGCCATCGAGGACCGGCTCGTGCCCTTCGAGGTGGCGCGGGTGGCGCGCGTCGCGCGCTCTGAGCGCACCACGGCGCGCGGACCGGTGCATTCGTTCACCGAACTGCCCTCCCTGCTGCCGCAGGCCGACGTCGTGATCCTGTCCACTCCGCTCACAGAACAGACGAAAGGCCTGGTCGGCGCCGATTTCCTGGCCCATATGAAGGACGGCGCCCTCTTGGTGAATGTTGCCCGCGGAGGCGTCGTCGACACCAAGGCGCTGCTGGCGGAACTGGACGCCGGGCGCATCACCGCCGCACTCGACGTCACCGACCCCGAGCCGCTGCCGCCGGGGCACCCGCTCTGGCGCGCGCCCGGCGTGCTCATCAGCCCTCACGTCGGCGGCCCCACGTCGGCCTTCCTGCCGCGTGCCAAAAGGCTGCTGGTGGACCAGTTGGGGCGATTCGTGAACCGGGAGCCCCTGCGCAACGTGGTCCTTACGACGGGCGAGACGGACGACGCGTAA
- a CDS encoding putative bifunctional diguanylate cyclase/phosphodiesterase, whose protein sequence is MSARPSAASTLSPTLRAAKPSAGPLTPGGQAPDRGGASLRAQLVLALLCAAYAVGAALGWGNEQVALVMGDFGLSAAAAAAAVSCFRYARSRRSRFRPAWLLFALSSAMAALGNGVWGWYEVVLERPVPEPSYADLFFLCFAPPAIVGLLVLAKRPVTKAGWICLALDSWLIGGSLVTLSWSLALAQNAQLDDSDTAHTALSLAYPLLDIALVSMVLALHFRRSSMHRSAVNTAIGALALTVMCDALFTSPLLHTSYQSGQLLDAGWFAGSLLLAYAPWAGQRHGQPDEGGHARVVHEHIPGQRHDLKPGRRHEVQPGHRHDGPQAGHVHVLLQGGGHSRYPATRPIAGSLAALTPYLAAAVCTLGILYNVLNGRSVDRVVLITACTVVLALVVRQGIMLLDNITLTQELAQKENHFRSLVQSSSDVIMIAAPNGILRYVSPAAAGVYGRPAEDLVGKELASIIHPEDLGCVVHEVRRFLAASPADEPTTRIECRFKSGGGGGWLNVESTVNRHHGGLIFNSRDVTERVRLQAQLQHNAEHDPLTDLPNRALFTKRVQQALSGRRSSDRGVALRNTAVLFIDLDGFKAVNDTIGHQAGDELLVQAARRLQDAVRQGDTASRLGGDEFAALIVGDGSRDRTAREQHILELADRLRIALSQPYTIDGNDVRVAASIGVSFAEPGLGAGELLRNADLAMYRAKASGKGRVELYKPQMQQDVVRKAELATRLRAALHDGEFMLLNQPVVELETGRISSVATAARWRSSQGVLFTPAEFLRVSEDSEKTAELGRWMLEQAVEQAADRLTGGLNVPVSVRMSARRLLDRSLPPGSIETLLTRHGLPSGSLVVELSDTELKCPLDELERRLNQLRRLGVRIALDGLGSGHAAITALRRLPVDVLKLDRGLIEGVVESTRLQKITRGLLRIADDLGLQSVADGVDLPEQVVALRAMGCTHGQGAAFSGPLDEYRLRRALSLGHYPVPSGPAEPAFAGGAREPEGRVGAESGGVRRSEALSAVVASPPLTPRR, encoded by the coding sequence GTGAGTGCCCGCCCGTCCGCCGCCTCCACGCTGAGCCCCACGCTCCGGGCCGCCAAGCCGTCGGCCGGGCCGCTGACGCCCGGCGGGCAGGCGCCCGACCGAGGGGGCGCGAGCCTACGGGCCCAGCTCGTCCTCGCCCTGCTCTGCGCGGCCTACGCCGTCGGTGCCGCGCTCGGCTGGGGCAATGAGCAAGTCGCGCTCGTCATGGGCGACTTCGGGCTCAGCGCGGCCGCCGCCGCGGCCGCCGTCTCCTGCTTCCGCTACGCGCGCAGCCGCCGCAGCCGCTTTCGACCCGCCTGGCTGCTGTTCGCCCTCTCCTCCGCCATGGCGGCCCTGGGCAACGGCGTCTGGGGGTGGTACGAGGTCGTCCTGGAGCGGCCCGTGCCCGAGCCGAGCTACGCGGACCTGTTCTTCCTCTGCTTCGCGCCACCCGCCATCGTCGGTCTGCTGGTGCTGGCCAAGAGGCCCGTGACCAAGGCCGGCTGGATCTGCCTCGCGCTGGACTCCTGGCTCATCGGCGGCTCCCTGGTCACCCTCTCCTGGAGCCTCGCCCTGGCGCAGAACGCCCAGCTCGACGACTCCGACACCGCGCACACCGCGCTCTCCCTGGCGTATCCGCTGCTCGACATCGCCCTGGTCAGCATGGTGCTCGCCCTGCACTTCCGCCGCTCCTCGATGCACCGCTCCGCGGTCAACACCGCGATCGGGGCCCTCGCGCTCACCGTGATGTGCGACGCCCTGTTCACCTCGCCCCTGCTGCACACCAGCTACCAGTCCGGTCAGCTCCTCGACGCCGGCTGGTTCGCGGGATCCCTGCTCCTCGCCTACGCCCCCTGGGCCGGCCAGCGGCACGGACAGCCGGACGAGGGCGGGCACGCACGCGTGGTGCACGAACACATCCCGGGCCAGCGGCACGACCTGAAGCCGGGCCGCCGCCACGAGGTCCAGCCCGGCCACCGGCACGACGGCCCCCAGGCAGGACACGTGCATGTGCTCCTCCAGGGAGGAGGTCACAGTCGGTATCCGGCCACCCGCCCGATCGCCGGATCCCTGGCCGCGCTCACCCCCTACCTGGCCGCCGCCGTCTGCACCCTGGGCATCCTCTACAACGTGCTCAACGGCCGCAGCGTCGACCGCGTGGTGCTCATCACCGCCTGCACGGTAGTGCTCGCCCTCGTCGTCCGCCAGGGCATCATGCTCCTCGACAACATCACCCTCACCCAGGAACTGGCCCAGAAGGAGAACCACTTCCGCTCCCTGGTGCAGAGCTCCAGCGACGTCATCATGATCGCCGCACCGAACGGCATCCTCCGCTACGTCAGCCCGGCCGCCGCCGGGGTCTACGGACGCCCCGCGGAGGACCTCGTCGGCAAGGAGCTGGCCTCGATCATCCACCCCGAGGACCTCGGCTGCGTCGTCCACGAGGTGCGCCGCTTCCTCGCCGCCAGCCCCGCCGACGAGCCCACCACCCGCATCGAGTGCCGCTTCAAGTCCGGCGGCGGGGGAGGCTGGCTGAACGTCGAGTCCACGGTCAACCGCCACCACGGCGGCCTCATCTTCAACAGCCGGGACGTCACCGAGAGAGTGCGCCTGCAGGCCCAGCTCCAGCACAACGCCGAGCACGACCCGCTCACCGACCTGCCCAACCGTGCCCTGTTCACCAAGCGGGTCCAGCAGGCGCTCTCCGGCCGCCGCTCCTCCGACCGGGGCGTCGCCCTGCGCAACACGGCGGTCCTCTTCATCGACCTCGACGGCTTCAAGGCCGTCAACGACACCATCGGGCACCAGGCCGGGGACGAACTGCTCGTCCAGGCCGCCCGCAGACTCCAGGACGCCGTCCGGCAGGGGGACACCGCCTCCCGTCTCGGCGGCGACGAGTTCGCGGCCCTCATCGTCGGGGACGGCTCCCGCGACCGCACGGCCCGGGAGCAGCACATCCTGGAGCTGGCCGACCGGCTCCGGATCGCCCTGTCCCAGCCGTACACCATCGACGGCAACGATGTCCGGGTCGCCGCCTCCATCGGGGTCTCCTTCGCCGAGCCCGGTCTCGGCGCGGGCGAGCTGCTGCGCAACGCCGACCTGGCCATGTACCGGGCGAAGGCGTCCGGCAAGGGCCGCGTCGAGCTGTACAAGCCGCAGATGCAGCAGGACGTCGTACGCAAGGCCGAGCTGGCCACCCGGCTGCGGGCCGCGCTGCACGACGGCGAGTTCATGCTGCTGAACCAGCCCGTGGTGGAGCTGGAGACCGGCCGGATCTCATCGGTCGCCACCGCGGCCCGCTGGCGCTCGTCCCAGGGGGTGCTGTTCACGCCCGCCGAGTTCCTGCGGGTCTCCGAGGACAGCGAGAAGACCGCCGAGCTGGGCCGCTGGATGCTGGAACAGGCCGTCGAGCAGGCCGCCGACCGCCTCACCGGCGGCCTGAACGTCCCGGTCTCGGTCCGGATGAGCGCCCGGCGTCTGCTGGACCGCTCCCTGCCCCCGGGCTCGATCGAGACGCTTCTGACCCGCCACGGGCTGCCCTCCGGTTCGCTGGTCGTCGAGCTGTCCGACACCGAGCTGAAGTGCCCCCTGGACGAGTTGGAGCGCCGGCTGAACCAACTGCGGCGCCTCGGTGTCCGGATCGCCCTGGACGGCCTCGGCAGCGGCCACGCGGCCATCACGGCGCTGCGCCGGCTCCCCGTCGACGTCCTGAAGCTGGACCGCGGCCTGATCGAGGGGGTCGTGGAGTCGACCCGGCTGCAGAAGATCACCCGAGGGCTGCTGCGGATCGCCGACGACCTCGGGCTGCAGTCCGTGGCCGACGGGGTGGATCTGCCCGAGCAGGTCGTCGCCCTGCGCGCGATGGGCTGCACCCACGGCCAGGGCGCCGCCTTCTCCGGACCGCTGGACGAGTACCGGCTCCGCCGGGCCCTGTCCCTCGGGCACTACCCGGTGCCCAGCGGACCGGCGGAACCCGCCTTCGCGGGCGGCGCGCGCGAGCCCGAAGGACGCGTCGGCGCCGAGAGCGGCGGAGTGCGGAGGTCCGAGGCGCTGAGCGCGGTCGTGGCGTCGCCACCCCTGACACCTCGGAGGTGA
- a CDS encoding acetolactate synthase large subunit, producing the protein MTEQATGAHHPQPRPRSGGPSTPVEHVTGAQSLIRSLEEVGADTVFGIPGGTILPAYDPMMDSKRVRHVLVRHEQGAGHAATGYAQATGKVGVCMATSGPGATNLVTPIADAHMDSVPLVAITGQVVSKAIGTDAFQEADIVGITMPITKHSFLVTKPEDIPKAIAQAFHIASTGRPGPVLVDIPKDILQAKTTFSWPPAMDLPGYRPVTKPHAKQIREAAKLITAAKRPVLYVGGGVLKAHATAELKVLAELTGAPVTTTLMALGAFPDSHPQHLGMPGMHGSVAAVTGLQKADLIVALGARFDDRVTGKLDSFAPFAKIVHADIDPAEIGKNRAADVPIVGDAREVIADLIQAVQKEHSEGVRGDYSAWWKDLDRWRETYPLGYDQPADGSLSPQAVIERIGQLAPEGTIFTAGVGQHQMWAAHFIQYEKPATWLNSGGAGTMGYAVPAAMGAKAGAPDRTVWAVDGDGCFQMTNQELTTCALNNIPIKVAIINNGALGMVRQWQTLFYNQRYSNTVLHSGPDDVNPNARGTRVPDFVKLSEAMGCYAIRCESPDDLDKVIEEANSVNDRPVVIDFVVHEDAMVWPMVAAGTSNDTIMAARDVRPDFGDNEDD; encoded by the coding sequence ATGACCGAGCAGGCCACCGGGGCCCACCATCCGCAGCCGCGGCCCCGATCCGGAGGACCGTCCACCCCTGTCGAGCACGTCACGGGTGCGCAGTCCCTCATCCGCTCGCTTGAGGAGGTCGGGGCCGACACCGTATTCGGCATCCCCGGGGGCACCATCCTGCCGGCGTACGACCCGATGATGGACTCCAAGCGGGTGCGCCACGTGCTGGTCCGCCACGAGCAGGGCGCCGGCCACGCGGCCACCGGCTACGCGCAGGCCACCGGCAAGGTCGGGGTGTGCATGGCGACGTCCGGGCCGGGCGCCACCAACCTGGTCACCCCGATCGCGGACGCGCACATGGACTCCGTGCCGCTCGTCGCGATCACCGGTCAAGTCGTGTCCAAGGCGATCGGTACGGACGCCTTCCAGGAGGCGGACATCGTCGGCATCACCATGCCGATCACCAAGCACAGCTTCCTGGTCACCAAGCCGGAGGACATCCCCAAGGCCATCGCGCAGGCGTTCCACATCGCCTCCACCGGCCGCCCCGGCCCGGTCCTGGTGGACATCCCCAAGGACATCCTCCAGGCCAAGACCACCTTCAGCTGGCCGCCCGCCATGGACCTGCCCGGCTACCGGCCCGTCACCAAGCCGCACGCCAAGCAGATCCGCGAGGCCGCCAAGCTGATCACCGCCGCCAAGCGGCCCGTCCTGTACGTCGGCGGCGGCGTCCTCAAGGCGCACGCGACCGCCGAGCTGAAGGTGCTGGCCGAGCTGACCGGCGCGCCCGTCACCACCACGCTGATGGCGCTCGGCGCGTTCCCCGACAGCCACCCGCAGCACCTGGGCATGCCGGGCATGCACGGCTCGGTGGCCGCCGTCACCGGACTGCAGAAGGCCGACCTGATCGTCGCCCTCGGCGCCCGCTTCGACGACCGGGTCACCGGCAAGCTGGACAGCTTCGCGCCGTTCGCCAAGATCGTCCACGCGGACATCGACCCGGCGGAGATCGGCAAGAACCGCGCCGCGGACGTGCCGATCGTCGGTGACGCCCGCGAGGTCATCGCCGATCTGATCCAGGCCGTGCAGAAGGAGCACAGCGAGGGCGTCCGGGGCGACTACAGCGCCTGGTGGAAGGACCTCGACCGCTGGCGCGAGACCTACCCCCTCGGCTACGACCAGCCGGCCGACGGCTCGCTCTCCCCGCAGGCGGTCATCGAGCGCATCGGACAGCTCGCCCCCGAGGGCACGATCTTCACGGCGGGCGTCGGCCAGCACCAGATGTGGGCCGCCCACTTCATCCAGTACGAGAAGCCCGCCACCTGGCTGAACTCGGGCGGCGCCGGAACGATGGGCTACGCGGTCCCGGCCGCCATGGGCGCCAAGGCCGGTGCCCCGGACCGGACCGTCTGGGCGGTCGACGGCGACGGCTGCTTCCAGATGACCAACCAGGAACTGACCACCTGCGCCCTGAACAACATCCCGATCAAGGTCGCCATCATCAACAACGGCGCCCTCGGCATGGTCCGCCAGTGGCAGACGCTGTTCTACAACCAGCGCTACTCCAACACCGTCCTGCACAGCGGCCCGGACGACGTGAACCCCAACGCCCGCGGCACCCGCGTCCCCGACTTCGTGAAGCTGTCGGAGGCCATGGGCTGTTACGCGATCCGCTGCGAGTCCCCGGACGACCTCGACAAGGTCATCGAGGAGGCGAACTCGGTCAACGACCGCCCGGTCGTCATCGACTTCGTCGTCCACGAGGACGCGATGGTGTGGCCGATGGTCGCCGCCGGCACCTCCAACGACACGATCATGGCCGCCCGGGACGTCCGCCCCGACTTCGGCGACAACGAAGACGACTGA
- the ilvN gene encoding acetolactate synthase small subunit, which produces MSKHTLSVLVENTPGILARIAALFSRRGFNIDSLAVGVTEHPEISRITIVVTVVEELPLEQVTKQLNKLVNVLKIVELEPGSAVQRELVLVKVRADNETRSQIVEIVQLFRAKTVDVSPEAVTIEATGSNDKLTAMLKMLEPFGIKELVQSGTIAIGRGARSITDRSLRALDRSA; this is translated from the coding sequence ATGTCCAAGCACACGCTCTCCGTCCTGGTGGAGAACACCCCCGGCATCCTGGCCCGGATCGCCGCCCTGTTCTCCCGTCGCGGCTTCAACATCGACTCCCTCGCGGTCGGTGTCACCGAGCACCCCGAGATCTCCCGGATCACCATCGTGGTGACGGTGGTCGAGGAACTGCCGCTGGAGCAGGTGACGAAGCAGCTCAACAAGCTCGTCAACGTCCTGAAGATCGTCGAACTGGAGCCGGGCTCCGCCGTTCAGCGGGAACTCGTTCTGGTGAAGGTGCGCGCCGACAACGAGACGCGCTCCCAGATCGTCGAGATCGTCCAGCTGTTCCGCGCGAAGACCGTCGACGTCTCCCCGGAGGCCGTCACCATCGAGGCGACCGGCTCCAACGACAAGCTGACCGCCATGCTCAAGATGCTGGAGCCCTTCGGCATCAAGGAGCTGGTCCAGTCCGGCACGATCGCGATCGGCCGCGGCGCCCGTTCCATCACGGACCGCTCGCTGCGCGCGCTCGACCGCTCGGCCTGA
- the ilvC gene encoding ketol-acid reductoisomerase, whose protein sequence is MAELFYDADADLSIIQGRKVAVIGYGSQGHAHALSLRDSGADVRVGLHEGSKSKAKAEEQGLRVVTPSEAAAEADVIMILVPDPIQAQVYEDHIKDNLKDGDALFFGHGLNIRFGFIKPPAGVDVCMVAPKGPGHLVRRQYEEGRGVPCIAAVEQDATGNAFALALSYAKGIGGTRAGVIKTTFTEETETDLFGEQAVLCGGTAALVKAGFETLTEAGYQPEIAYFECLHELKLIVDLMYEGGLEKMRWSISETAEWGDYVTGPRIITDATKAEMKKILAEIQDGTFAQQWMDEYHGGLKKYNEYKTQDSEHLLETTGKELRKLMSWVNDEEA, encoded by the coding sequence GTGGCCGAGCTGTTCTACGACGCCGACGCCGACCTGTCCATCATCCAGGGCCGCAAGGTCGCGGTCATCGGCTACGGCAGCCAGGGCCACGCCCACGCGCTGTCCCTGCGCGACTCGGGCGCGGACGTCCGCGTCGGTCTGCACGAGGGCTCCAAGTCCAAGGCGAAGGCCGAGGAGCAGGGCCTGCGCGTGGTGACCCCGTCGGAGGCCGCCGCCGAGGCCGACGTCATCATGATCCTCGTCCCGGACCCGATCCAGGCCCAGGTCTACGAGGACCACATCAAGGACAACCTGAAGGACGGCGACGCGCTGTTCTTCGGCCACGGCCTGAACATCCGCTTCGGCTTCATCAAGCCCCCGGCCGGCGTCGACGTCTGCATGGTCGCCCCCAAGGGCCCCGGCCACCTGGTCCGCCGCCAGTACGAGGAGGGCCGCGGCGTTCCGTGTATCGCCGCCGTCGAGCAGGACGCGACCGGCAACGCCTTCGCGCTGGCGCTCTCGTACGCCAAGGGCATCGGCGGCACCCGCGCCGGCGTCATCAAGACCACCTTCACCGAGGAGACCGAGACCGACCTCTTCGGTGAGCAGGCCGTCCTCTGCGGTGGTACGGCCGCGCTGGTCAAGGCCGGCTTCGAGACGCTGACCGAGGCCGGCTACCAGCCGGAGATCGCGTACTTCGAGTGCCTGCACGAGCTGAAGCTGATCGTCGACCTCATGTACGAGGGCGGCCTGGAGAAGATGCGCTGGTCGATCTCCGAGACCGCCGAGTGGGGCGACTACGTCACCGGCCCGCGGATCATCACCGACGCCACCAAGGCCGAGATGAAGAAGATCCTCGCCGAGATCCAGGACGGCACGTTCGCCCAGCAGTGGATGGACGAGTACCACGGCGGTCTGAAGAAGTACAACGAGTACAAGACCCAGGACTCCGAGCACCTGCTGGAGACCACGGGCAAGGAGCTGCGCAAGCTCATGTCGTGGGTCAACGACGAAGAGGCCTGA
- the serA gene encoding phosphoglycerate dehydrogenase has protein sequence MSSKPVVLIAEELSPATVDALGPDFEIRNVNGADRAELLPAIADVDAILIRSATKVDAEAIAAAKKLKVVARAGVGLDNVDVSAATKAGVMVVNAPTSNIVTAAELACGLLLATARHIPQANTALKNGEWKRSKYTGVELAEKTLGVVGLGRIGALVAQRMSAFGMKVVAYDPYVQPARAAQMGVKVLSLDELLEVSDFITVHLPKTPETVGLIGSEALQKVKPSVRIVNAARGGIVDEAALYSALKEGRVAGAGLDVYAKEPCTDSPLFELDEVVCTPHLGASTDEAQEKAGIAVARSVRLALAGELVPDAVNVQGGVIAEDVKPGLPLAERLGRIFTALAGEVAVRLDVEVYGEITQHDVKVLELSALKGVFEDVVDETVSYVNAPLFAQERGVEVRLTTSSESPDHRNVVTVRGTLGSGEEVSVSGTLAGPKHHQKIVAVGEYDVDLALADHMVVFRYVDRPGVVGTVGRIFGEAGINIAGMQVARSAAGGEALAVLTVDDTVPQPVLVEVAEEIGATSARSVNLV, from the coding sequence GTGAGCTCGAAACCAGTCGTACTGATCGCTGAAGAGCTGTCGCCCGCCACCGTCGACGCGCTGGGCCCGGACTTCGAGATCCGGAACGTCAACGGAGCGGACCGAGCCGAACTGCTTCCGGCCATCGCCGACGTCGACGCGATCCTGATCCGCTCGGCCACCAAGGTCGACGCCGAGGCGATCGCCGCCGCGAAGAAGCTGAAGGTCGTCGCGCGTGCCGGCGTCGGCCTGGACAACGTGGACGTCTCCGCCGCCACCAAGGCCGGCGTGATGGTCGTCAACGCCCCCACCTCGAACATCGTGACCGCCGCCGAGCTGGCCTGCGGTCTGCTGCTCGCCACCGCCCGCCACATCCCGCAGGCGAACACGGCGCTGAAGAACGGCGAGTGGAAGCGCAGCAAGTACACGGGCGTGGAGCTGGCCGAGAAGACCCTCGGTGTCGTGGGTCTCGGCCGCATCGGCGCGCTGGTCGCCCAGCGCATGTCCGCGTTCGGCATGAAGGTCGTCGCCTACGACCCCTATGTGCAGCCCGCGCGGGCCGCGCAGATGGGCGTGAAGGTCCTCTCGCTGGACGAGCTGCTGGAGGTCTCCGACTTCATCACCGTCCACCTGCCGAAGACCCCCGAGACGGTCGGTCTGATCGGCTCCGAGGCGCTGCAGAAGGTCAAGCCGTCGGTGCGGATCGTCAACGCCGCGCGTGGCGGGATCGTCGACGAGGCCGCGCTGTACTCGGCGCTCAAGGAGGGCCGGGTCGCCGGCGCCGGCCTCGACGTGTACGCGAAGGAGCCCTGCACCGACTCGCCGCTCTTCGAGCTGGACGAGGTCGTCTGCACCCCGCACCTGGGCGCGTCCACCGACGAGGCGCAGGAGAAGGCCGGTATCGCGGTCGCCCGTTCCGTGCGTCTCGCCCTCGCCGGTGAGCTGGTCCCGGACGCGGTGAACGTCCAGGGCGGTGTCATCGCCGAGGACGTCAAGCCGGGCCTGCCGCTCGCCGAGCGCCTCGGCCGGATCTTCACCGCGCTCGCCGGTGAGGTCGCGGTCCGCCTCGACGTCGAGGTGTACGGCGAGATCACCCAGCACGATGTGAAGGTGCTGGAGCTGTCCGCGCTCAAGGGTGTCTTCGAGGACGTCGTCGACGAGACGGTGTCGTACGTCAACGCTCCGCTGTTCGCGCAGGAGCGGGGTGTCGAGGTGCGGCTGACGACCTCGTCCGAGTCGCCCGACCACCGCAATGTCGTCACCGTGCGCGGCACGCTCGGCAGCGGCGAGGAGGTGTCGGTCTCCGGCACGCTTGCCGGGCCGAAGCACCACCAGAAGATCGTCGCGGTCGGTGAGTACGACGTGGATCTGGCGCTCGCCGATCACATGGTCGTCTTCCGGTACGTCGACCGGCCCGGCGTCGTCGGCACGGTGGGGCGGATCTTCGGCGAGGCCGGGATCAACATCGCCGGAATGCAGGTGGCGCGGTCCGCGGCGGGCGGGGAGGCGCTGGCCGTGCTGACCGTCGACGACACGGTGCCGCAGCCGGTGCTCGTGGAGGTCGCGGAGGAGATCGGCGCGACGTCCGCGCGGTCGGTGAACCTGGTCTGA